The Ochotona princeps isolate mOchPri1 chromosome 23, mOchPri1.hap1, whole genome shotgun sequence genome includes a window with the following:
- the LRRC70 gene encoding leucine-rich repeat-containing protein 70: MMAWHKVTTSGKHLENAETESVTFWEQIHTSPASRSFPENTFGGPLETTAGLPVQIQLTSSVNLNLEKHSALPTDTASVSGKTSLICIQEVEKLNEAFDILLAFFILACVLIIFLIYKVVQFKHKLTPQENSGENRLEYYSFYQSAKYNVTASIYNPSPNSLQNPGQEQIQLNKPVVSESEAQVILFEHSAL; this comes from the coding sequence ATGATGGCCTGGCATAAAGTAACCACAAGTGGGAAACATTTGGAAAATGCTGAAACTGAGAGCGTTACTTTCTGGGAGCAAATTCATACTTCACCTGCCAGTAGATCTTTTCCAGAGAATACCTTTGGTGGTCCATTAGAGACTACTGCAGGGTTACCTGTTCAGATACAGCTGACATCCTCTGTTAACTTGAACTTGGAAAAACACAGTGCCCTACCGACAGACACAGCTTCTGTGTCAGGAAAAACATCTCTGATTTGTATACAAGAAGTTGAAAAGTTGAATGAGGCTTTTGACATTTTGCTAGCTTTTTTCATTTTAGCTTGTGTTTTAATCATTTTTCTCATCTACAAAGTTGTTCAGTTTAAGCATAAATTAACACCACAAGAAAACTCAGGGGAAAATAGACTTGAATACTACAGCTTTTATCAGTCAGCCAAATATAATGTAACTGCTTCAATTTATAACCCTTCCCCGAATTCTCTCCAAAACCCTGGTCAGGAGCAGATTCAGCTTAATAAACCAGTTGTTTCTGAAAGTGAGGCACAGGTCATTCTATTTGAACATTCTGCTTTGTAG